In Lentilactobacillus sp. SPB1-3, the sequence AATTTAGTTGCAGCATTGGTCAGCGGTTTCTTAATTGGCTACGAAGTCTATCTGCCAGATTGGACTCAAGGAATCTTAGGCTTAAAAGCCTCAATGGCTGGTTTTGCGATTACGCCAAGTTCTTTAATGTGGATCGTTGGTTCATTTGCGGCTGGTAAGATGATGGCTAAGTGGACTCCTAAGGTTATCTTAAATATTAGTTTAGCGTTCGTGTTGGCTGGCGCTGCAATCATGGTACTGATTCCAGCTGATACTCCATTTGTCGCATTCTTATTGATTTCGGCAATTTGTGGAATTGGTTTCGGAATTACGATTACTACCACGACTATTAGTGTCCAAAATACAGTGAAGAGCGATCAAATTGGGGTGGCCACCTCATTCAACACTCTTGCTAGAACTCTGGGACAATCGCTAATGATGTCGGGATTTGGAATCGTAATGAATATGACAATGATGGGGCAAGTTGCTTCAAGTAATGGTTTGACGATGAATATGATCGATAAGTTGATCAATCCACAAACTGTTCATGAGTTGCCAAGTAAACTGCTTCCAGATCTCCGTCAGATTCTATACAGTTCATTGCACAATGTCTTTATTGTGGGACTGATTTTAATCGTGTTGGCATATATTGCTAATACATATGACAAACAAAAAAATAAGCGACTTTAGTCTGATTGATAAAATTCAATCGTGGCTAAGGCCGCTTTTTATTAACGTTTTTCGAATGCCAAACAAATAGGTGGGGCTTGGACTTGATTAACGAATTGATATTGTAAAACGTTGTAGACATGTTGATCAAGGCTGTGTGTGAAATCTATAATCGCTTCTTTTTCTGACTCTCCACCGGGATGACCATAATAAAGAACGACCACGACAAGTCCGTGTCTTTCTAACATCTGTAGGCATTGTTGAATCGCCGGAATTGATGTTTCACTATGGGTGATGACTGATTTATCACCACCTGGAAGATAACCCAAATTAAAAATAGCCGCAGTGATTTTACTGTCTTCAGGAAGCACATCTTTAATCTGGGAATGACTCATTTGATACAGATTGTAATTATTGTCAGCAATCTGATTATCTGCTAGAAGTTGTTTAGTTGATTCAATTGCTGAAGCCTGGATATCAAAGGCACTAACATGTCCAGTCGCTTGAACAAGTTGAGCTAAAAATAGGGTGTCATGACCGTTACCCATAGTGGCATCGATTACATTGTCACCAGGTTTGACGACGCTCTGCAGCAAAGTATGGCTAAATGCTAGTGATGATTGAAGTGTGTTTTTCATAAAATTTGCCACCTTTTAAATAAAATATATACTAAATTAATCGTCAATAAACCAACACAATAACCGGCTAAGACATCACTTGGATAATGGACCCCTAAATAAACTCTGGAATAACCAATGATTAAAATAAACAAACTTAGTAATAATACTGCCGTCATTGTGGCGATATTCCGCCGCCAATGGTTATTGATTAATATTATTAATGATCCAGCAAGCATAATACTGATCATGGCATGCCCACTTGGAAAGCTGGTTGAGTGAACCGTTACTAAGTGGTGGATTGATGGGCGAGGGCGATTGATCAATAGTTTTAAGCCAACATTCATTGGATATGACAGTAACATACTATTGACGGTGACAAACAGTGCTGCTCCTAGTTGTTTAAAAGCTAGGAGGCCTACGATAATCACAAGAATAATCACTAGAGATGACTTACTACCCATTAAATTCGTTACGTGAATCATAATTGAAGTTTGTGTTGGATTGATTCCAGAACGAATCCAAGCTTGAACTTGCTCGTCAGTATGTTGCAATGGTGAGAAATGGCCAACGACCATCCAAGCCAAAATTAAGAAGATAACTAAACTTATGTAAATTACTATTTTTTGGTTACGATAATTCGTTTTGTTCATTTATGCGACCCTTCTTTAACAATGTTAATTAAAGTATATCATTGGAAAGTTGCTTTTTCTTGAATGATTTGATAGCATTAATGTCAGCAATTTTAATTTTCAAAATGATGAAGCGAATTAGTAACTAGTCAACTTTACTTCAGAAATCAAGTGGTTAATGTGAACTTGAAGAGTCAGCTAGCGAACTCATCGTGGAATGGTTAATTGAACTCAAGTAAACTAACCCGGTAGCACCGTTACAGCTTAAGAGTGTCCCTTACTTAGTAGGGGGAACATAGGTGGTACCGCGATAACTCGCCCTATAATAAGTCAGTGAAGACTGAATTTGTTATGGGGCTTTTTTGTTAAAAAATTGCAGATAATCAGGAGGATAAAATTTATGGCATATAACCACGATGTGATTGAACGTAAGTGGCAACACTACTGGAACGAAAACAAGACGTTTAAGGCGTCTGATTCAATGGATAAGGAAAAGTACTATGTCTTAGACATGTTTCCTTACCCATCTGGTCAAGGCTTGCACGTAGGCCATCCTGAAGGATATACGGCAACCGATATTATGGCCAGAATGAAAAGAATGCAGGGCAAGAATGTGCTTCATCCAATGGGATGGGATGCATTTGGTCTACCTGCTGAACAATATGCATTAAAGACTGGACATAATCCTCGTGATTTTACAGCTCAAAACGTCAAAAACTTTAAACGACAAATTAAGTCACTTGGTTTTTCATATGACTGGGATCGAGAAGTTAACACTACTGATCCTGAATACTACAAGTGGACTCAATGGATTTTTGAACAACTATACAAAAAAGGTTTAGCTTACGAAGACGAAATCGAAGTCAACTGGGCTCCTGATTTTATGGGTGGAACCGTTGTTTCTAACGAAGAAGTTATCGATGGTAAGACAGAGCGTGGTGGCTACCCAGTTTACCGTGTCCCAATGAGACAATGGGTATTGAAGATCACTGCCTATGCCGATCGCTTGATCGATGATCTTGATGACCTAGACTGGCCTGAAAGTATCAAAGAGCAACAAAGAAACTGGATTGGTCGCTCAAAGGGTGCCAGTGTCTTCTTTGATGTTGCCGGACA encodes:
- a CDS encoding class I SAM-dependent methyltransferase, producing the protein MKNTLQSSLAFSHTLLQSVVKPGDNVIDATMGNGHDTLFLAQLVQATGHVSAFDIQASAIESTKQLLADNQIADNNYNLYQMSHSQIKDVLPEDSKITAAIFNLGYLPGGDKSVITHSETSIPAIQQCLQMLERHGLVVVVLYYGHPGGESEKEAIIDFTHSLDQHVYNVLQYQFVNQVQAPPICLAFEKR
- a CDS encoding phosphatase PAP2 family protein; this translates as MNKTNYRNQKIVIYISLVIFLILAWMVVGHFSPLQHTDEQVQAWIRSGINPTQTSIMIHVTNLMGSKSSLVIILVIIVGLLAFKQLGAALFVTVNSMLLSYPMNVGLKLLINRPRPSIHHLVTVHSTSFPSGHAMISIMLAGSLIILINNHWRRNIATMTAVLLLSLFILIIGYSRVYLGVHYPSDVLAGYCVGLLTINLVYILFKRWQIL